GCCCTCACTTCGGGCACGCTGCGGCCCTGGCAGTGCCTCGGCGGGGTGTGCGGAGCGTTCCTGGTGGCCACCCAGGGGTTGACCATCGGTTCGTTGGGCGTGGCGGTCTTCACCGTGGCGGTGGTCGCCGGGCAGACCGGCAGCAGCCTCGCGGTGGACCGGGCGGGGATCGGGCCGATGGGCCGGCAGCCGGTCACCCGGCAGCGGTTGGCCGGTGCGGTGCTCACCGTACTGGCGGTCGGCCTGGCGGTCGGCGACCGGTTCGGTGACCCGGGCGCGCTGGCGCTGGCCCTGCTGCCGATGCTCGCCGGGGTGGGCATCGCGTGGCAGCAGGCGGTCAACGGCCGGGTCCGGGCGGCGGCCGACAGCGCCCTGACCGCCACTCTGGTCAACTTCGGCGTGGGTACGGTCGCCCTGCTCGTCGCGTTCGCGGTCGACACCGCGGTACGCGGCTGGCCGGCCGGCCAGCTGCCGACCGAGCCGTGGCTCTACCTGGGTGGCCCGATCGGCATCGTGTTCATCGCGATCGCCGCGGCGATCGTGCGCTTCACCGGTGTGCTGCTGCTCGGCCTGGCCACCATCGCCGGTCAGATCGTGGGGGCCGTCCTGTTGGACCTGCTGCTGCCCACCGCGGCGTCGCACCCGGGCGCGAACACCCTGCTCGGGGCCGCGCTGACAATGGTGGCCGTGCTGATCGCGGCGCTCGCACCGCCCGCCCGCCGCTGAGCCGGACCGCTCTCGCGGCGGGTGACGGGCGGGGTTCAGCCGTGCAGTGCCTCGACGATCTCCTTCAGGGCGCGGTCCAGGGGGGTCGGCTCGACGCCGAGGGTGGCCGTGGTGGTGGTCGAGTCCATCAGGAACGGGCTGTCGAACTGGTAGGCGGTCTCCCGCAGCTCGCGGATGAACGGGCTGGTCAGGCCGCCCAGCCACAACACCGGGTAGGGCATCCGGATCAGCTTCGGCGTGGGCGCGCCGGCCAGCGCCGCCGCCCGGGTGGCCAGCTCGCGCATCGGTGCGGCCGGCGAACTGGGCACGTGCCAGGCCCGCCCCCAGGCCCGCTCTTCGGCGGCTGCCGCGACGAGGGTACGGGCGACGTCGGCGATGTACGTCCAGGTGTGCGGGGCGTCCCAGTTGACGGGCAGGAAGACCCGCTGCCCGGCGAGCACCCGGGGTAGCACCATCATCGCCAGCGAGGTGCCGCCGACGCCGATGTAGTCCGAGCCGCGGACCTCGGTGACCCGGACCCGGCCGGCCCGGTGGGCGGCGAGCGCGTCGGCCCACATCCGATTGCGTACCTGTCCCTTGGTGCCGGTCGCGTTCGGCGGGGTCTGCTCGGTCATCGGGCCGTCGACGGGTCCGTACCCGTAGAGGTTGCCGACCGTGGCGAGCACCGCGCCGGTCCGCTCGGCGGCGGCGAGCAGCGCGCCGGCCAGCGGCGGCCAGTCGATGGGCCAGCGGTGGTAGGCCGGGTTCGCGCAGTTGTACAGCGCCCGCGCGCCGTCGGTCAGCACGCTGAGCCGGTCGGCGTCGGCGGCGTCGGCGGCGATCCGTTCGATGGCGGGGTGCTCCGGCCCGGCGCCTCGGCGGCTGATCACCCGGACCTGTTCACCTCGTTCGGCGAGAAGAAGTGCGGTCGCTGTGCCGACCGGGCCGGTGCCGACGATCACGTGCAGGGCCATGGGAACTCCTCCGAAGCGGGGATCCGAAACGAGAGCGGTGCTCTCTGCTACTCACCCAGCATGGCCCGCCACCGCGGCAATAGTCAAGAGCAGCGCTCTCTTTTTTGATTGGTGCTTCCACGCGTGGCAGACTGACCCCATGCCCGCTTCCTCGATCCGCGCCCGGGTCCGCGCGGAGATGCTCGACGAGATCAAGGCAGTGGCCCGCCGGCACCTCGCCACCGACGGCGCGAACCTCTCGCTGCGGGCGGTGGCCCGGGACATGGGCATGGTCTCGTCGGCGATCTACCGCTACTTCCCGAGCCGGGACGACCTGCTCACCACACTGATCATCGAGTCGTACGACGCGCTCGGCGACGCGGTGGAAGACGCCGCCGCCGCGCCCGACCGGCTCGACCTCCGCGCCCGCTGGCAGGCGGCCTGCCGGGCGGCCCGGGCCTGGGCGCTGGCCCACCCCGCCGAGTACGCGCTGCTCTACGGCAGCCCGGTCCCCGGGTACGCCGCTCCTCAGGACACCGTCCTACCGGCCCAGCGCCCCCCACTGGCCCTGGTCGGCATCCTGCGCGACGGCCTGGCTGACGGGCGGCTCACCGTCCCCGCCGACGACCTGCCGACGCGGCTGCACGACGACCTGACCGAACTGGCCGACATGTTCTTTCCCGGCATGCCACCCGCTCTGCTGGCCCGGGGCATGGCTGGCTGGACCCAGCTCTTCGGGCTGATCAGCTTCGAGCTGTTCGGCCGGTTGAACGGGACCGTCACGCACCGGGACGCGTACTTCGACCACCAGGTCGGGTTGCTGGCCGACCTGATCGG
Above is a window of Micromonospora coriariae DNA encoding:
- a CDS encoding TetR/AcrR family transcriptional regulator, giving the protein MPASSIRARVRAEMLDEIKAVARRHLATDGANLSLRAVARDMGMVSSAIYRYFPSRDDLLTTLIIESYDALGDAVEDAAAAPDRLDLRARWQAACRAARAWALAHPAEYALLYGSPVPGYAAPQDTVLPAQRPPLALVGILRDGLADGRLTVPADDLPTRLHDDLTELADMFFPGMPPALLARGMAGWTQLFGLISFELFGRLNGTVTHRDAYFDHQVGLLADLIGLPRPE
- a CDS encoding NAD-dependent epimerase/dehydratase family protein, whose amino-acid sequence is MALHVIVGTGPVGTATALLLAERGEQVRVISRRGAGPEHPAIERIAADAADADRLSVLTDGARALYNCANPAYHRWPIDWPPLAGALLAAAERTGAVLATVGNLYGYGPVDGPMTEQTPPNATGTKGQVRNRMWADALAAHRAGRVRVTEVRGSDYIGVGGTSLAMMVLPRVLAGQRVFLPVNWDAPHTWTYIADVARTLVAAAAEERAWGRAWHVPSSPAAPMRELATRAAALAGAPTPKLIRMPYPVLWLGGLTSPFIRELRETAYQFDSPFLMDSTTTTATLGVEPTPLDRALKEIVEALHG
- a CDS encoding DMT family transporter; amino-acid sequence: MSVTGTATPQTLSATRRITGVALASVSGLAVAVQSRINGELGVRLADGFAAAVISFGVGLLVLLVLVPATPGGRRGLRAVRSALTSGTLRPWQCLGGVCGAFLVATQGLTIGSLGVAVFTVAVVAGQTGSSLAVDRAGIGPMGRQPVTRQRLAGAVLTVLAVGLAVGDRFGDPGALALALLPMLAGVGIAWQQAVNGRVRAAADSALTATLVNFGVGTVALLVAFAVDTAVRGWPAGQLPTEPWLYLGGPIGIVFIAIAAAIVRFTGVLLLGLATIAGQIVGAVLLDLLLPTAASHPGANTLLGAALTMVAVLIAALAPPARR